A single window of Nicotiana sylvestris chromosome 5, ASM39365v2, whole genome shotgun sequence DNA harbors:
- the LOC104239446 gene encoding NAC domain-containing protein 104-like has product MEDERVGLPPGFCFDPTDEELIMYYLKSKVAGLPFYPSINIPHLDFSSSDPSQLNEKALWSKNQWYFFSQVNENRATRKGYWKEGHMNEPIILENFGEKMVGIKKYFGYYNIDEVQTNWIMEEFHLASSNSFKKPSKNENETEWVLCRVHESNNQSQGINWLYRNCDDEVELSALDEVFLSMDDDEEEEISFP; this is encoded by the exons atggaggatgaaagagttggtCTTCCGCCAGGTTTTTGTTTCGATCCAACAGATGAAGAGCTTATTATGTATTATCTCAAAAGTAAAGTTGCTGGCTTACCGTTCTACCCCAGCATCAATATTCCTCAtcttgatttttcttcttctgaTCCTTCTCAACTCAATG AGAAAGCTTTGTGGAGCAAAAACCAATGGTATTTCTTCAGCCAAGTAAACGAAAATCGAGCTACAAGAAAAGGATATTGGAAGGAAGGACATATGAATGAGCCAATTATACTCGAAAATTTTGGAGAAAAAATGGTAGGAATAAAAAAGTACTTTGGGTACTATAATATTGATGAAGTACAAACTAATTGGATTATGGAAGAATTCCACCTCGCTAGCAGTAATTCCTTCAAGAAGCCTAGCAAAAACGAAAATGAAACG gaATGGGTTTTATGTAGAGTACATGAATCGAACAATCAATCTCAAGGGATAAATTGGCTCTATAGAAATTGTGATGATGAAGTTGAGCTCTCAGCTTTGGATGAAGTCTTTTTATCTatggatgatgatgaagaagaggagATAAGTTTTCCATAA